From Rhodamnia argentea isolate NSW1041297 chromosome 10, ASM2092103v1, whole genome shotgun sequence, a single genomic window includes:
- the LOC115739179 gene encoding DNA polymerase I isoform X1, translated as MAYHQSASIHVHSLWRSFIWSRTNLARPRSIGRLNPTNRLPVSSRKGHYMLAKRSFATLPGVITATSSRNSVIPSKTSLMVGQDALLDPVNQEEREAKADSSGGRVMLVDGTSVIYRAYYKLLARLHHGHLSHADGNGDWVLTIVTALSLIIDVLEFVPSHAAVVFDHDGIPFGHTFNPSKESVMAKGLNFRHTLYPTYKSNRPPTPDTIVQGLQYLKASIKAMSIKVIEVPGVEADDVIGTLAVRSVEAGYKCIFLQELLDAVNLLCLIGVPTFSQVRVVSPDKDFFQILSPPLRLLRIAPRGFDMVSFGMEDFAKKYGALEPSQFVDVVSLVGDKCDNIPGVEGIGNVHAVQLITKFGTLENLLQCVDQVEEERIRKALIAQADNAILSKNLALIRSDLPFYMVPFTTEDLTFKKPELHIRNSQALPLTLAWLQDNGEKFTSLLKAIGAYAEGFSADPIIRRALNMWKKLERR; from the exons ATGGCGTACCATCAATCCGCGAGCATTCACGTTCATTCCTTGTGGAGGAGTTTCATCTGGTCCAGGACTAACTTGGCAAGACCCAGAAGCATTGGCAGATTAAATCCCACAAACCGTCTACCCGTTTCATCGAGAAAG gGCCACTATATGCTGGCAAAACGTTCGTTCGCAACTCTACCTGGAGTTATCACTGCAACTTCTTCTAGGAATTCGGTGATTCCTTCTAAAACTAGTCTCATGGTAGGCCAAGATGCACTTTTGGATCCAGTCAAtcaggaagaaagagaagcaaaggCCGATTCTTCCGGGGGCAGGGTAATGCTAGTTGATGGCACATCAGTTATATATAGAGCATACTACAAGCTTTTGG CCAGGTTGCATCATGGGCACTTAtcacatgcagatgggaatggAGACTGGGTTTTGACTATTGTTACAGCTTTATCTCTT ATCATTGATGTCCTTGAATTTGTCCCTTCCCATGCAGCA GTGGTATTCGACCATGATG GAATTCCATTTGGTCATACTTTTAATCCGTCCAAAGAAAGTGTCATGGCTAAAG GTCTGAATTTTCGGCATACTTTATACCCAACATACAAGAGCAACCGTCCCCCCACACCAGACACCATTGTCCAGGGACTCCAATACCTGAAAGCATCCATCAAGGCCATGTCCATCAAAGTAATTGAG GTGCCTGGTGTTGAAGCTGACGATGTGATTGGAACCTTGGCTGTGAGGAGTGTTGAGGCAGGCTACAAG TGCATCTTTCTACAGGAACTACTTGATGCCGTCAATCTTCTGTGCCTAATAGGGGTCCCAACCTTTTCTCAG GTTCGGGTCGTCTCCCCAGACAAGGACTTTTTCCAGATTTTGTCTCCTCCATTACGTCTTCTGCGCATTGCTCCGCGTGGTTTCGA TATGGTCTCCTTTGGGATGGAGGATTTTGCTAAAAAATATGGAGCTCTAGAGCCTTCTCAATTTGTTGATGTCGTGTCACTTGTAGGTGACAAGTGCGACAATATCCCGG GAGTTGAAGGGATTGGCAATGTCCATGCAGTGCAACTGATTACTAAATTTG GCACATTGGAAAATTTGTTGCAATGTGTGGATCAAGTTGAAGAGGAGCGGATAAGAAAG GCTTTGATAGCGCAGGCTGATAATGCTATCCTCAGCAAGAACTTG GCATTAATACGTTCAGATCTTCCGTTCTACATGGTACCATTCACCACTGAAGATCTCACATTTAAGAAACCTGAG CTGCATATAAGGAACTCACAAGCTTTACCTTTAACCTTGGCATGGTTACAGGATAACGGGGAGAAATTCACCAGCCTTCTAAAAGCCATTGGTGCATATGCTGAAGGATTTTCAGCTGATCCAATCATTCGAAGAGCTCTTAATATGTGGAAGAAACTTGAACGGCGGTGA
- the LOC115739179 gene encoding DNA polymerase I isoform X2, which produces MAYHQSASIHVHSLWRSFIWSRTNLARPRSIGRLNPTNRLPVSSRKGHYMLAKRSFATLPGVITATSSRNSVIPSKTSLMVGQDALLDPVNQEEREAKADSSGGRVMLVDGTSVIYRAYYKLLARLHHGHLSHADGNGDWVLTIVTALSLIIDVLEFVPSHAAVVFDHDGIPFGHTFNPSKESVMAKGLNFRHTLYPTYKSNRPPTPDTIVQGLQYLKASIKAMSIKVIEVPGVEADDVIGTLAVRSVEAGYKCIFLQELLDAVNLLCLIGVPTFSQVRVVSPDKDFFQILSPPLRLLRIAPRGFDMVSFGMEDFAKKYGALEPSQFVDVVSLVGDKCDNIPGVEGIGNVHAVQLITKFGTLENLLQCVDQVEEERIRKALIAQADNAILSKNLALIRSDLPFYMVPFTTEDLTFKKPEDNGEKFTSLLKAIGAYAEGFSADPIIRRALNMWKKLERR; this is translated from the exons ATGGCGTACCATCAATCCGCGAGCATTCACGTTCATTCCTTGTGGAGGAGTTTCATCTGGTCCAGGACTAACTTGGCAAGACCCAGAAGCATTGGCAGATTAAATCCCACAAACCGTCTACCCGTTTCATCGAGAAAG gGCCACTATATGCTGGCAAAACGTTCGTTCGCAACTCTACCTGGAGTTATCACTGCAACTTCTTCTAGGAATTCGGTGATTCCTTCTAAAACTAGTCTCATGGTAGGCCAAGATGCACTTTTGGATCCAGTCAAtcaggaagaaagagaagcaaaggCCGATTCTTCCGGGGGCAGGGTAATGCTAGTTGATGGCACATCAGTTATATATAGAGCATACTACAAGCTTTTGG CCAGGTTGCATCATGGGCACTTAtcacatgcagatgggaatggAGACTGGGTTTTGACTATTGTTACAGCTTTATCTCTT ATCATTGATGTCCTTGAATTTGTCCCTTCCCATGCAGCA GTGGTATTCGACCATGATG GAATTCCATTTGGTCATACTTTTAATCCGTCCAAAGAAAGTGTCATGGCTAAAG GTCTGAATTTTCGGCATACTTTATACCCAACATACAAGAGCAACCGTCCCCCCACACCAGACACCATTGTCCAGGGACTCCAATACCTGAAAGCATCCATCAAGGCCATGTCCATCAAAGTAATTGAG GTGCCTGGTGTTGAAGCTGACGATGTGATTGGAACCTTGGCTGTGAGGAGTGTTGAGGCAGGCTACAAG TGCATCTTTCTACAGGAACTACTTGATGCCGTCAATCTTCTGTGCCTAATAGGGGTCCCAACCTTTTCTCAG GTTCGGGTCGTCTCCCCAGACAAGGACTTTTTCCAGATTTTGTCTCCTCCATTACGTCTTCTGCGCATTGCTCCGCGTGGTTTCGA TATGGTCTCCTTTGGGATGGAGGATTTTGCTAAAAAATATGGAGCTCTAGAGCCTTCTCAATTTGTTGATGTCGTGTCACTTGTAGGTGACAAGTGCGACAATATCCCGG GAGTTGAAGGGATTGGCAATGTCCATGCAGTGCAACTGATTACTAAATTTG GCACATTGGAAAATTTGTTGCAATGTGTGGATCAAGTTGAAGAGGAGCGGATAAGAAAG GCTTTGATAGCGCAGGCTGATAATGCTATCCTCAGCAAGAACTTG GCATTAATACGTTCAGATCTTCCGTTCTACATGGTACCATTCACCACTGAAGATCTCACATTTAAGAAACCTGAG GATAACGGGGAGAAATTCACCAGCCTTCTAAAAGCCATTGGTGCATATGCTGAAGGATTTTCAGCTGATCCAATCATTCGAAGAGCTCTTAATATGTGGAAGAAACTTGAACGGCGGTGA
- the LOC115739179 gene encoding DNA polymerase I isoform X4 produces the protein MAYHQSASIHVHSLWRSFIWSRTNLARPRSIGRLNPTNRLPVSSRKGHYMLAKRSFATLPGVITATSSRNSVIPSKTSLMVGQDALLDPVNQEEREAKADSSGGRVMLVDGTSVIYRAYYKLLARLHHGHLSHADGNGDWVLTIVTALSLIIDVLEFVPSHAAVVFDHDGIPFGHTFNPSKESVMAKGLNFRHTLYPTYKSNRPPTPDTIVQGLQYLKASIKAMSIKVIEVPGVEADDVIGTLAVRSVEAGYKVRVVSPDKDFFQILSPPLRLLRIAPRGFDMVSFGMEDFAKKYGALEPSQFVDVVSLVGDKCDNIPGVEGIGNVHAVQLITKFGTLENLLQCVDQVEEERIRKALIAQADNAILSKNLALIRSDLPFYMVPFTTEDLTFKKPELHIRNSQALPLTLAWLQDNGEKFTSLLKAIGAYAEGFSADPIIRRALNMWKKLERR, from the exons ATGGCGTACCATCAATCCGCGAGCATTCACGTTCATTCCTTGTGGAGGAGTTTCATCTGGTCCAGGACTAACTTGGCAAGACCCAGAAGCATTGGCAGATTAAATCCCACAAACCGTCTACCCGTTTCATCGAGAAAG gGCCACTATATGCTGGCAAAACGTTCGTTCGCAACTCTACCTGGAGTTATCACTGCAACTTCTTCTAGGAATTCGGTGATTCCTTCTAAAACTAGTCTCATGGTAGGCCAAGATGCACTTTTGGATCCAGTCAAtcaggaagaaagagaagcaaaggCCGATTCTTCCGGGGGCAGGGTAATGCTAGTTGATGGCACATCAGTTATATATAGAGCATACTACAAGCTTTTGG CCAGGTTGCATCATGGGCACTTAtcacatgcagatgggaatggAGACTGGGTTTTGACTATTGTTACAGCTTTATCTCTT ATCATTGATGTCCTTGAATTTGTCCCTTCCCATGCAGCA GTGGTATTCGACCATGATG GAATTCCATTTGGTCATACTTTTAATCCGTCCAAAGAAAGTGTCATGGCTAAAG GTCTGAATTTTCGGCATACTTTATACCCAACATACAAGAGCAACCGTCCCCCCACACCAGACACCATTGTCCAGGGACTCCAATACCTGAAAGCATCCATCAAGGCCATGTCCATCAAAGTAATTGAG GTGCCTGGTGTTGAAGCTGACGATGTGATTGGAACCTTGGCTGTGAGGAGTGTTGAGGCAGGCTACAAG GTTCGGGTCGTCTCCCCAGACAAGGACTTTTTCCAGATTTTGTCTCCTCCATTACGTCTTCTGCGCATTGCTCCGCGTGGTTTCGA TATGGTCTCCTTTGGGATGGAGGATTTTGCTAAAAAATATGGAGCTCTAGAGCCTTCTCAATTTGTTGATGTCGTGTCACTTGTAGGTGACAAGTGCGACAATATCCCGG GAGTTGAAGGGATTGGCAATGTCCATGCAGTGCAACTGATTACTAAATTTG GCACATTGGAAAATTTGTTGCAATGTGTGGATCAAGTTGAAGAGGAGCGGATAAGAAAG GCTTTGATAGCGCAGGCTGATAATGCTATCCTCAGCAAGAACTTG GCATTAATACGTTCAGATCTTCCGTTCTACATGGTACCATTCACCACTGAAGATCTCACATTTAAGAAACCTGAG CTGCATATAAGGAACTCACAAGCTTTACCTTTAACCTTGGCATGGTTACAGGATAACGGGGAGAAATTCACCAGCCTTCTAAAAGCCATTGGTGCATATGCTGAAGGATTTTCAGCTGATCCAATCATTCGAAGAGCTCTTAATATGTGGAAGAAACTTGAACGGCGGTGA
- the LOC115739179 gene encoding DNA polymerase I isoform X6, which produces MAYHQSASIHVHSLWRSFIWSRTNLARPRSIGRLNPTNRLPVSSRKGHYMLAKRSFATLPGVITATSSRNSVIPSKTSLMVGQDALLDPVNQEEREAKADSSGGRVMLVDGTSVIYRAYYKLLARLHHGHLSHADGNGDWVLTIVTALSLIIDVLEFVPSHAAVVFDHDGLNFRHTLYPTYKSNRPPTPDTIVQGLQYLKASIKAMSIKVIEVPGVEADDVIGTLAVRSVEAGYKVRVVSPDKDFFQILSPPLRLLRIAPRGFDMVSFGMEDFAKKYGALEPSQFVDVVSLVGDKCDNIPGVEGIGNVHAVQLITKFGTLENLLQCVDQVEEERIRKALIAQADNAILSKNLALIRSDLPFYMVPFTTEDLTFKKPELHIRNSQALPLTLAWLQDNGEKFTSLLKAIGAYAEGFSADPIIRRALNMWKKLERR; this is translated from the exons ATGGCGTACCATCAATCCGCGAGCATTCACGTTCATTCCTTGTGGAGGAGTTTCATCTGGTCCAGGACTAACTTGGCAAGACCCAGAAGCATTGGCAGATTAAATCCCACAAACCGTCTACCCGTTTCATCGAGAAAG gGCCACTATATGCTGGCAAAACGTTCGTTCGCAACTCTACCTGGAGTTATCACTGCAACTTCTTCTAGGAATTCGGTGATTCCTTCTAAAACTAGTCTCATGGTAGGCCAAGATGCACTTTTGGATCCAGTCAAtcaggaagaaagagaagcaaaggCCGATTCTTCCGGGGGCAGGGTAATGCTAGTTGATGGCACATCAGTTATATATAGAGCATACTACAAGCTTTTGG CCAGGTTGCATCATGGGCACTTAtcacatgcagatgggaatggAGACTGGGTTTTGACTATTGTTACAGCTTTATCTCTT ATCATTGATGTCCTTGAATTTGTCCCTTCCCATGCAGCA GTGGTATTCGACCATGATG GTCTGAATTTTCGGCATACTTTATACCCAACATACAAGAGCAACCGTCCCCCCACACCAGACACCATTGTCCAGGGACTCCAATACCTGAAAGCATCCATCAAGGCCATGTCCATCAAAGTAATTGAG GTGCCTGGTGTTGAAGCTGACGATGTGATTGGAACCTTGGCTGTGAGGAGTGTTGAGGCAGGCTACAAG GTTCGGGTCGTCTCCCCAGACAAGGACTTTTTCCAGATTTTGTCTCCTCCATTACGTCTTCTGCGCATTGCTCCGCGTGGTTTCGA TATGGTCTCCTTTGGGATGGAGGATTTTGCTAAAAAATATGGAGCTCTAGAGCCTTCTCAATTTGTTGATGTCGTGTCACTTGTAGGTGACAAGTGCGACAATATCCCGG GAGTTGAAGGGATTGGCAATGTCCATGCAGTGCAACTGATTACTAAATTTG GCACATTGGAAAATTTGTTGCAATGTGTGGATCAAGTTGAAGAGGAGCGGATAAGAAAG GCTTTGATAGCGCAGGCTGATAATGCTATCCTCAGCAAGAACTTG GCATTAATACGTTCAGATCTTCCGTTCTACATGGTACCATTCACCACTGAAGATCTCACATTTAAGAAACCTGAG CTGCATATAAGGAACTCACAAGCTTTACCTTTAACCTTGGCATGGTTACAGGATAACGGGGAGAAATTCACCAGCCTTCTAAAAGCCATTGGTGCATATGCTGAAGGATTTTCAGCTGATCCAATCATTCGAAGAGCTCTTAATATGTGGAAGAAACTTGAACGGCGGTGA
- the LOC115739179 gene encoding DNA polymerase I isoform X3: MAYHQSASIHVHSLWRSFIWSRTNLARPRSIGRLNPTNRLPVSSRKGHYMLAKRSFATLPGVITATSSRNSVIPSKTSLMVGQDALLDPVNQEEREAKADSSGGRVMLVDGTSVIYRAYYKLLARLHHGHLSHADGNGDWVLTIVTALSLIIDVLEFVPSHAAVVFDHDGLNFRHTLYPTYKSNRPPTPDTIVQGLQYLKASIKAMSIKVIEVPGVEADDVIGTLAVRSVEAGYKCIFLQELLDAVNLLCLIGVPTFSQVRVVSPDKDFFQILSPPLRLLRIAPRGFDMVSFGMEDFAKKYGALEPSQFVDVVSLVGDKCDNIPGVEGIGNVHAVQLITKFGTLENLLQCVDQVEEERIRKALIAQADNAILSKNLALIRSDLPFYMVPFTTEDLTFKKPELHIRNSQALPLTLAWLQDNGEKFTSLLKAIGAYAEGFSADPIIRRALNMWKKLERR, translated from the exons ATGGCGTACCATCAATCCGCGAGCATTCACGTTCATTCCTTGTGGAGGAGTTTCATCTGGTCCAGGACTAACTTGGCAAGACCCAGAAGCATTGGCAGATTAAATCCCACAAACCGTCTACCCGTTTCATCGAGAAAG gGCCACTATATGCTGGCAAAACGTTCGTTCGCAACTCTACCTGGAGTTATCACTGCAACTTCTTCTAGGAATTCGGTGATTCCTTCTAAAACTAGTCTCATGGTAGGCCAAGATGCACTTTTGGATCCAGTCAAtcaggaagaaagagaagcaaaggCCGATTCTTCCGGGGGCAGGGTAATGCTAGTTGATGGCACATCAGTTATATATAGAGCATACTACAAGCTTTTGG CCAGGTTGCATCATGGGCACTTAtcacatgcagatgggaatggAGACTGGGTTTTGACTATTGTTACAGCTTTATCTCTT ATCATTGATGTCCTTGAATTTGTCCCTTCCCATGCAGCA GTGGTATTCGACCATGATG GTCTGAATTTTCGGCATACTTTATACCCAACATACAAGAGCAACCGTCCCCCCACACCAGACACCATTGTCCAGGGACTCCAATACCTGAAAGCATCCATCAAGGCCATGTCCATCAAAGTAATTGAG GTGCCTGGTGTTGAAGCTGACGATGTGATTGGAACCTTGGCTGTGAGGAGTGTTGAGGCAGGCTACAAG TGCATCTTTCTACAGGAACTACTTGATGCCGTCAATCTTCTGTGCCTAATAGGGGTCCCAACCTTTTCTCAG GTTCGGGTCGTCTCCCCAGACAAGGACTTTTTCCAGATTTTGTCTCCTCCATTACGTCTTCTGCGCATTGCTCCGCGTGGTTTCGA TATGGTCTCCTTTGGGATGGAGGATTTTGCTAAAAAATATGGAGCTCTAGAGCCTTCTCAATTTGTTGATGTCGTGTCACTTGTAGGTGACAAGTGCGACAATATCCCGG GAGTTGAAGGGATTGGCAATGTCCATGCAGTGCAACTGATTACTAAATTTG GCACATTGGAAAATTTGTTGCAATGTGTGGATCAAGTTGAAGAGGAGCGGATAAGAAAG GCTTTGATAGCGCAGGCTGATAATGCTATCCTCAGCAAGAACTTG GCATTAATACGTTCAGATCTTCCGTTCTACATGGTACCATTCACCACTGAAGATCTCACATTTAAGAAACCTGAG CTGCATATAAGGAACTCACAAGCTTTACCTTTAACCTTGGCATGGTTACAGGATAACGGGGAGAAATTCACCAGCCTTCTAAAAGCCATTGGTGCATATGCTGAAGGATTTTCAGCTGATCCAATCATTCGAAGAGCTCTTAATATGTGGAAGAAACTTGAACGGCGGTGA
- the LOC115739179 gene encoding DNA polymerase I isoform X5 gives MAYHQSASIHVHSLWRSFIWSRTNLARPRSIGRLNPTNRLPVSSRKGHYMLAKRSFATLPGVITATSSRNSVIPSKTSLMVGQDALLDPVNQEEREAKADSSGGRVMLVDGTSVIYRAYYKLLARLHHGHLSHADGNGDWVLTIVTALSLIIDVLEFVPSHAAVVFDHDGIPFGHTFNPSKESVMAKGLNFRHTLYPTYKSNRPPTPDTIVQGLQYLKASIKAMSIKVIEVPGVEADDVIGTLAVRSVEAGYKVRVVSPDKDFFQILSPPLRLLRIAPRGFDMVSFGMEDFAKKYGALEPSQFVDVVSLVGDKCDNIPGVEGIGNVHAVQLITKFGTLENLLQCVDQVEEERIRKALIAQADNAILSKNLALIRSDLPFYMVPFTTEDLTFKKPEDNGEKFTSLLKAIGAYAEGFSADPIIRRALNMWKKLERR, from the exons ATGGCGTACCATCAATCCGCGAGCATTCACGTTCATTCCTTGTGGAGGAGTTTCATCTGGTCCAGGACTAACTTGGCAAGACCCAGAAGCATTGGCAGATTAAATCCCACAAACCGTCTACCCGTTTCATCGAGAAAG gGCCACTATATGCTGGCAAAACGTTCGTTCGCAACTCTACCTGGAGTTATCACTGCAACTTCTTCTAGGAATTCGGTGATTCCTTCTAAAACTAGTCTCATGGTAGGCCAAGATGCACTTTTGGATCCAGTCAAtcaggaagaaagagaagcaaaggCCGATTCTTCCGGGGGCAGGGTAATGCTAGTTGATGGCACATCAGTTATATATAGAGCATACTACAAGCTTTTGG CCAGGTTGCATCATGGGCACTTAtcacatgcagatgggaatggAGACTGGGTTTTGACTATTGTTACAGCTTTATCTCTT ATCATTGATGTCCTTGAATTTGTCCCTTCCCATGCAGCA GTGGTATTCGACCATGATG GAATTCCATTTGGTCATACTTTTAATCCGTCCAAAGAAAGTGTCATGGCTAAAG GTCTGAATTTTCGGCATACTTTATACCCAACATACAAGAGCAACCGTCCCCCCACACCAGACACCATTGTCCAGGGACTCCAATACCTGAAAGCATCCATCAAGGCCATGTCCATCAAAGTAATTGAG GTGCCTGGTGTTGAAGCTGACGATGTGATTGGAACCTTGGCTGTGAGGAGTGTTGAGGCAGGCTACAAG GTTCGGGTCGTCTCCCCAGACAAGGACTTTTTCCAGATTTTGTCTCCTCCATTACGTCTTCTGCGCATTGCTCCGCGTGGTTTCGA TATGGTCTCCTTTGGGATGGAGGATTTTGCTAAAAAATATGGAGCTCTAGAGCCTTCTCAATTTGTTGATGTCGTGTCACTTGTAGGTGACAAGTGCGACAATATCCCGG GAGTTGAAGGGATTGGCAATGTCCATGCAGTGCAACTGATTACTAAATTTG GCACATTGGAAAATTTGTTGCAATGTGTGGATCAAGTTGAAGAGGAGCGGATAAGAAAG GCTTTGATAGCGCAGGCTGATAATGCTATCCTCAGCAAGAACTTG GCATTAATACGTTCAGATCTTCCGTTCTACATGGTACCATTCACCACTGAAGATCTCACATTTAAGAAACCTGAG GATAACGGGGAGAAATTCACCAGCCTTCTAAAAGCCATTGGTGCATATGCTGAAGGATTTTCAGCTGATCCAATCATTCGAAGAGCTCTTAATATGTGGAAGAAACTTGAACGGCGGTGA
- the LOC115739179 gene encoding flap endonuclease Xni isoform X7: MAYHQSASIHVHSLWRSFIWSRTNLARPRSIGRLNPTNRLPVSSRKGHYMLAKRSFATLPGVITATSSRNSVIPSKTSLMVGQDALLDPVNQEEREAKADSSGGRVMLVDGTSVIYRAYYKLLARLHHGHLSHADGNGDWVLTIVTALSLIIDVLEFVPSHAAVVFDHDGLNFRHTLYPTYKSNRPPTPDTIVQGLQYLKASIKAMSIKVIEVPGVEADDVIGTLAVRSVEAGYKVRVVSPDKDFFQILSPPLRLLRIAPRGFDMVSFGMEDFAKKYGALEPSQFVDVVSLVGDKCDNIPGVEGIGNVHAVQLITKFGTLENLLQCVDQVEEERIRKALIAQADNAILSKNLALIRSDLPFYMVPFTTEDLTFKKPEDNGEKFTSLLKAIGAYAEGFSADPIIRRALNMWKKLERR, encoded by the exons ATGGCGTACCATCAATCCGCGAGCATTCACGTTCATTCCTTGTGGAGGAGTTTCATCTGGTCCAGGACTAACTTGGCAAGACCCAGAAGCATTGGCAGATTAAATCCCACAAACCGTCTACCCGTTTCATCGAGAAAG gGCCACTATATGCTGGCAAAACGTTCGTTCGCAACTCTACCTGGAGTTATCACTGCAACTTCTTCTAGGAATTCGGTGATTCCTTCTAAAACTAGTCTCATGGTAGGCCAAGATGCACTTTTGGATCCAGTCAAtcaggaagaaagagaagcaaaggCCGATTCTTCCGGGGGCAGGGTAATGCTAGTTGATGGCACATCAGTTATATATAGAGCATACTACAAGCTTTTGG CCAGGTTGCATCATGGGCACTTAtcacatgcagatgggaatggAGACTGGGTTTTGACTATTGTTACAGCTTTATCTCTT ATCATTGATGTCCTTGAATTTGTCCCTTCCCATGCAGCA GTGGTATTCGACCATGATG GTCTGAATTTTCGGCATACTTTATACCCAACATACAAGAGCAACCGTCCCCCCACACCAGACACCATTGTCCAGGGACTCCAATACCTGAAAGCATCCATCAAGGCCATGTCCATCAAAGTAATTGAG GTGCCTGGTGTTGAAGCTGACGATGTGATTGGAACCTTGGCTGTGAGGAGTGTTGAGGCAGGCTACAAG GTTCGGGTCGTCTCCCCAGACAAGGACTTTTTCCAGATTTTGTCTCCTCCATTACGTCTTCTGCGCATTGCTCCGCGTGGTTTCGA TATGGTCTCCTTTGGGATGGAGGATTTTGCTAAAAAATATGGAGCTCTAGAGCCTTCTCAATTTGTTGATGTCGTGTCACTTGTAGGTGACAAGTGCGACAATATCCCGG GAGTTGAAGGGATTGGCAATGTCCATGCAGTGCAACTGATTACTAAATTTG GCACATTGGAAAATTTGTTGCAATGTGTGGATCAAGTTGAAGAGGAGCGGATAAGAAAG GCTTTGATAGCGCAGGCTGATAATGCTATCCTCAGCAAGAACTTG GCATTAATACGTTCAGATCTTCCGTTCTACATGGTACCATTCACCACTGAAGATCTCACATTTAAGAAACCTGAG GATAACGGGGAGAAATTCACCAGCCTTCTAAAAGCCATTGGTGCATATGCTGAAGGATTTTCAGCTGATCCAATCATTCGAAGAGCTCTTAATATGTGGAAGAAACTTGAACGGCGGTGA
- the LOC115739185 gene encoding uncharacterized protein LOC115739185 produces the protein MASMTMTSSPLNSGVPIGISRDFILALDNPRNIKCCYGQSKNHRQSTSLSVRGLRYLSKPICASGSGLEAVITDPKDNAVTLKNAKIVVESQKENQMQLRVDLTANETQRVFDQVLTNLARTAPPIPGFRRQKGGKTSKVPRDFLLQMLGEDRVTKFVIQEIVTSTMADYVKRENLSVKENKISTTQTAEELKSAFAPGKDFGFNTIVELESPEIETSSSTSDDL, from the exons ATGGCGTCGATGACGATGACGTCGTCACCACTAAATTCGGGA GTTCCCATTGGGATCTCCCGAGATTTTATCCTCGCTCTTGACAACCCCAGAAACATCAAGTGTTGTTATGGACAGAGTAAAAATCATAG GCAATCGACTTCTTTGTCTGTCAGAGGTCTGAGATACTTGTCGAAACCCATATGTGCAAGTGGTTCTG GTTTAGAGGCAGTGATTACAGACCCAAAGGACAATGCAGTAACTTTGAAAAATGCCAAGATTGTTGTAGAgtcccaaaaagaaaatcagatgCAA CTGAGAGTGGATTTGACTGCCAATGAGACACAAAGAGTATTTGATCAGGTTCTGactaatcttgctcgaacagcACCGCCAATTCCAGGTTTTCGTAGGCAAAAAGGAG GAAAAACATCAAAG GTTCCTAGGGATTTTCTCTTACAGATGCTTGGTGAAGACCGCGTCACCAAATTTGTGATTCAAGAAATAGTTACTTCAACAATGGCTGATTATGTGAAAAGG GAAAACCTGTCTGTGAAAGAGAACAAGATCAGCACAACCCAGACAGCAGAAGAGCTCAAATCAGCGTTTGCTCCTGGAAAAGATTTCGGATTCAACACTATAGTGGAACTTGAAAGTCCAGAAATTGAGACATCAAGTTCCACCTCGGATGACTTGTAG